A portion of the Corynebacterium jeikeium genome contains these proteins:
- a CDS encoding carbonic anhydrase, which translates to MHNIAMSNSERTPESVWQSMVRGNLRFCESKTAHPRQDLVRRKQLTQGQKPKAVVLACSDSRAPVEIIFDQGLGDVFVIRTAGEITDLSVLASLEFAVDGLGVPLVIVLGHESCGAVAAAKNALDGGELPGGFQRVLIEKVTPSLLAARKDGETEIDEFERRHVREIVNHIIDRSPEISSRLVTGEVGVVGMRYRLEDGRAETVVTHGVSENPLT; encoded by the coding sequence TTGCACAATATAGCTATGAGCAATTCTGAGAGGACTCCTGAGAGTGTATGGCAATCGATGGTGCGCGGAAACCTCCGCTTCTGCGAGAGCAAGACTGCGCATCCTCGCCAGGACTTGGTTCGTCGTAAGCAGCTGACGCAGGGGCAGAAGCCGAAGGCCGTTGTGCTGGCTTGCTCGGATTCCCGCGCTCCGGTGGAGATTATTTTCGATCAGGGCTTGGGCGATGTATTTGTGATCCGTACTGCCGGTGAGATTACTGACCTGTCGGTGCTGGCTTCGCTGGAATTCGCAGTTGATGGTCTTGGAGTTCCGCTGGTGATTGTTCTCGGTCACGAGTCCTGCGGCGCTGTGGCTGCGGCGAAGAATGCACTGGATGGTGGCGAACTGCCGGGTGGTTTCCAGCGTGTGCTGATTGAGAAAGTCACCCCGTCGCTGCTGGCGGCTCGCAAGGATGGCGAGACTGAAATCGACGAATTTGAGCGTCGCCACGTGCGCGAGATTGTTAATCACATTATTGATCGCTCTCCGGAGATTTCGTCGCGCTTGGTGACCGGCGAGGTAGGCGTTGTCGGTATGCGGTACCGCTTGGAGGACGGACGCGCTGAGACCGTCGTTACCCATGGAGTCAGCGAGAACCCGCTAACCTAA
- a CDS encoding A/G-specific adenine glycosylase, giving the protein MGKREGRLTSAINQSDDFDEHVDAALRDWYRTNMRPLPWREEGTSPWAVLVSEVMSQQTPVARVIPSWRAWLEKWPTPADLAVAPKDEVLRMWGKLGYPRRALRLRECAEKIVEKHDGEVPSDVNTLLALPGVGDYTARAVAAFAFGARTPVVDINVRRVLRRHRQGTYLPGIAKRTDMTLVKEFLPLDPTTAAETSVALMELGATVCRTTPECEACPIATSCAWIAAGRPEPEDHEIAAAKRRVQKFEGTDRQVRGLLLDVLRAADSPVEQTALDAVWDDTHQRSRALFSLLDDGLAEQTSDGRFQLPR; this is encoded by the coding sequence ATGGGAAAGCGAGAAGGTAGATTGACCTCTGCAATTAACCAATCCGACGACTTCGACGAACACGTCGATGCCGCCTTACGTGATTGGTATCGCACCAACATGCGGCCACTTCCCTGGCGCGAAGAAGGCACTTCACCATGGGCTGTGCTCGTCAGCGAAGTGATGAGTCAACAGACTCCCGTCGCCCGCGTCATCCCCTCCTGGCGCGCCTGGCTGGAAAAATGGCCCACCCCAGCCGATTTGGCAGTCGCGCCCAAGGATGAAGTCCTACGTATGTGGGGAAAACTCGGCTACCCCCGACGTGCACTCCGGCTGCGTGAATGCGCAGAAAAGATCGTCGAAAAGCACGACGGCGAAGTACCAAGCGACGTGAACACACTGTTAGCCCTTCCGGGGGTAGGAGACTACACAGCTCGGGCAGTAGCGGCGTTTGCTTTTGGCGCGCGCACGCCGGTGGTGGACATCAACGTGCGCCGCGTACTCCGGCGACACCGCCAGGGCACGTACCTACCCGGCATCGCCAAACGCACAGACATGACGCTCGTCAAAGAGTTCCTACCACTCGACCCCACGACTGCGGCCGAGACCTCTGTCGCACTCATGGAACTCGGCGCTACTGTCTGTCGAACGACACCCGAGTGCGAGGCCTGCCCCATCGCCACCAGTTGCGCCTGGATTGCCGCCGGTCGCCCCGAACCCGAAGACCACGAAATCGCCGCTGCGAAACGGCGCGTGCAGAAGTTCGAAGGCACCGACCGTCAAGTCCGGGGCTTGCTTCTCGACGTGCTCCGCGCCGCCGACTCCCCCGTCGAACAGACCGCTCTGGATGCGGTCTGGGATGATACGCATCAGCGTTCCCGCGCATTGTTTTCCCTGCTTGACGACGGACTTGCGGAGCAAACCTCCGATGGCCGCTTCCAGTTGCCCCGTTAG
- a CDS encoding alpha/beta fold hydrolase: MVLGVALLSSSVGTLGGCSAVDGLGATGFGSSDSDSSTVKRLPPGQVITKTPFPVNAPARAQRVVFSSTGARDHRQTAVSGTILQPYTRWSEKSPRPLAVIAPGTLGMADNCASSVALRYEAPPTPPAPQLLAQGWNVAIVDYQGLGTPGVHPYLNREVAGNNTLDMARAAIETLQLPTDTPIALFGYSQGGGATAAAAELADEYASELNIRAVYAGAIPADLTDTALHIRGSALAGLVGYFMNGLIAEYPEAKEPIERMLSPLGQDFLKLTADECIGATVERWPRNDTKAFTANDLGIAENLRSPELSPVVRRHVEEQALGTKTPSMPVFVTHNALDDVLPVTSARKLVQKWQKAGADITYVEVDTDLGDGTHGLAYVLTHDEMLAWVNQKMGY, translated from the coding sequence ATGGTACTTGGAGTTGCTCTTCTGAGCTCTAGCGTGGGAACGCTCGGTGGTTGCTCGGCGGTGGATGGTCTAGGAGCAACTGGCTTCGGTTCCTCGGATTCTGACTCTTCTACGGTGAAGCGATTGCCTCCAGGTCAGGTAATTACGAAGACGCCATTTCCGGTCAATGCGCCCGCACGCGCACAGCGGGTCGTGTTTTCCTCCACAGGCGCACGCGACCACCGCCAGACAGCCGTGTCCGGCACGATTTTGCAGCCCTATACCCGCTGGTCGGAGAAATCCCCGCGCCCACTGGCAGTAATTGCACCTGGAACTCTCGGTATGGCTGATAACTGTGCCAGTTCGGTTGCCCTGCGCTACGAAGCGCCTCCGACGCCTCCGGCACCTCAGTTGCTGGCACAGGGATGGAATGTTGCCATCGTGGATTACCAGGGGCTCGGCACGCCTGGGGTACATCCGTATCTCAACCGTGAGGTTGCCGGGAATAACACGCTCGATATGGCGCGAGCGGCTATTGAAACTTTACAACTGCCTACAGACACTCCCATTGCGCTGTTCGGCTACTCACAGGGCGGAGGCGCCACCGCTGCAGCGGCCGAGCTCGCCGATGAGTATGCCTCGGAGCTGAACATCCGCGCTGTTTACGCCGGGGCTATTCCGGCCGATCTCACCGACACTGCACTGCATATTCGCGGCTCGGCGCTGGCGGGGCTCGTCGGTTACTTCATGAACGGCTTGATTGCAGAGTACCCAGAGGCAAAAGAACCAATCGAGCGCATGCTGAGCCCGCTGGGGCAGGATTTCCTGAAGCTCACGGCCGATGAATGCATTGGCGCCACTGTCGAACGTTGGCCTCGCAATGACACCAAGGCATTTACGGCCAACGACTTGGGGATAGCGGAGAATCTGCGCTCGCCGGAGCTCTCCCCCGTCGTTCGGCGCCACGTGGAAGAACAAGCTCTGGGGACAAAGACTCCCAGTATGCCCGTATTCGTTACCCATAACGCGTTGGATGATGTGTTACCCGTGACGTCGGCACGCAAACTTGTGCAGAAATGGCAAAAGGCCGGCGCCGACATCACCTACGTGGAGGTCGACACTGACCTCGGTGATGGGACGCACGGCCTTGCCTACGTGCTCACCCACGACGAGATGCTTGCGTGGGTGAATCAGAAAATGGGGTACTAG
- a CDS encoding ATP-dependent Clp protease ATP-binding subunit, translated as MFERFTDRARRVVVLAQDEARELNHNYIGTEHILLGLISEGDGVAAKALESMGISLDAVRSEVVDIIGRGSQPPSGHVPFTPRAKKVLEYSLREALQLGHKYIGTEHLLLGLIREGEGVAAQVLVKLGADLPRVRQQVIQLLSGFQGDESDGSPEQRPVGATSGARVQEGNHQSGSLVLDQFGRNLTVAAREGKLDPVIGREKEIERIMQVLSRRTKNNPVLIGEPGVGKTAVVEGLALDIVNGRVPETLKDKQLYSLDLGSLVAGSRYRGDFEERLKKVLKEINQRGDIILFIDEIHTLVGAGAAEGAIDAASILKPKLARGELQTIGATTLDEYRKHIEKDAALERRFQPVNVPEPSVDLTIEILRGVRDKYEAHHRVSISDKALVAAATLSDRYINDRFLPDKAVDLIDEAGARMRIKRMTAPADLQEIDSKIADVRRQKEAAIDEQDFEKAAGLRDKERKLGEERREREKKWRAGESDTIAEIGEEQIAEVLASWTGIPVFKLTEEESSRLLRMEDELHKRIIGQEEAVSAVSRAIRRTRAGLKDPKRPSGSFIFAGPSGVGKTELSKALAEFLFGEEDALIQIDMGEFHDRFTASRLFGAPPGYVGYEEGGQLTEKVRRKPFSVVLFDEIEKAHKEIYNTLLQVLEDGRLTDSQGRVVDFKNTVLIFTSNLGTSDISKAVGMGFSGVGEADEDGKYERMKDKVHDELKKHFRPEFLNRIDEIVVFKQLSQAEIVQMVDLMLARVSDQLDEKRITMEISDRAKNLLAKRGFDPVLGARPLRRTIQREIEDQLSEKILYGEVGLGETVFIDVEGWDGESKDVDKAKFTFTNKGKAGNVDADGGALGESEEDKDVLGSADGTLSVEADDIEGAADQAAAEVESDNSEGEN; from the coding sequence ATGTTCGAGAGGTTTACGGACCGAGCACGTCGCGTTGTCGTCCTGGCACAGGATGAGGCACGCGAGCTCAATCACAATTACATCGGCACGGAGCACATCCTGCTCGGCCTGATTAGTGAAGGCGACGGTGTAGCTGCCAAGGCGCTGGAGTCCATGGGTATTTCCCTGGATGCTGTGCGCTCTGAGGTAGTCGACATTATTGGTCGTGGCTCCCAGCCGCCGAGCGGTCACGTGCCGTTTACCCCGCGTGCAAAGAAGGTGCTGGAGTACTCTCTGCGCGAGGCTCTGCAGCTGGGTCACAAGTACATCGGTACTGAGCACCTGCTGCTCGGCCTGATTCGTGAGGGCGAAGGTGTTGCTGCTCAGGTCCTGGTTAAGCTCGGCGCTGACCTGCCGCGCGTACGTCAGCAGGTTATTCAGCTGCTCAGCGGTTTCCAGGGCGATGAGTCCGATGGTTCTCCGGAGCAGCGTCCGGTCGGTGCTACTTCCGGCGCTCGTGTGCAGGAGGGTAACCACCAGTCGGGTTCGCTGGTGCTTGATCAGTTCGGTCGTAACCTGACCGTTGCTGCACGTGAGGGCAAGCTGGATCCGGTTATTGGCCGCGAGAAAGAAATCGAGCGCATTATGCAGGTTCTTTCTCGTCGCACCAAGAACAACCCTGTGCTGATTGGTGAGCCTGGTGTTGGTAAGACCGCCGTCGTGGAGGGGCTTGCACTGGACATTGTCAACGGTCGTGTGCCGGAGACGCTGAAGGATAAGCAGCTTTACTCTCTCGACCTGGGCTCGCTGGTTGCGGGTTCCCGTTACCGCGGTGACTTCGAGGAGCGTCTGAAGAAGGTGCTCAAGGAGATTAACCAGCGCGGTGACATCATCCTGTTTATTGACGAGATTCACACGCTGGTTGGTGCCGGTGCCGCCGAGGGCGCAATTGATGCAGCCTCGATTCTGAAGCCGAAGCTGGCTCGCGGTGAGCTGCAGACCATCGGTGCTACCACTTTGGATGAGTACCGTAAGCACATTGAGAAGGACGCCGCTCTTGAGCGTCGTTTCCAGCCGGTGAACGTGCCGGAGCCGAGTGTGGATCTCACTATCGAGATTCTGCGCGGTGTCCGCGATAAGTACGAGGCTCACCACCGCGTATCCATCTCGGACAAGGCTCTGGTTGCCGCAGCTACGCTCTCCGACCGCTACATCAACGACCGCTTCCTGCCGGATAAGGCCGTTGACCTGATCGATGAGGCCGGTGCTCGCATGCGCATCAAGCGCATGACTGCCCCGGCTGACCTGCAGGAGATTGACTCCAAGATCGCCGATGTGCGCCGCCAGAAGGAAGCCGCCATCGACGAGCAGGACTTTGAGAAGGCAGCTGGTCTGCGCGACAAGGAGCGCAAGCTGGGCGAAGAGCGCCGCGAGCGCGAGAAGAAGTGGCGTGCGGGCGAGTCCGACACCATCGCTGAGATTGGTGAGGAGCAGATTGCGGAGGTCCTGGCTTCCTGGACTGGCATTCCGGTGTTCAAGCTCACCGAGGAAGAGTCCTCGCGTCTGCTGCGCATGGAGGATGAGCTGCACAAGCGCATTATCGGTCAGGAAGAGGCCGTCAGTGCTGTCTCCCGCGCTATTCGTCGTACCCGCGCTGGTCTGAAGGACCCGAAGCGTCCGTCCGGTTCGTTTATCTTCGCCGGCCCGTCTGGTGTTGGTAAGACCGAGCTGTCGAAGGCCCTGGCCGAGTTCCTCTTTGGTGAGGAAGACGCACTCATTCAGATTGATATGGGTGAGTTCCACGACCGCTTCACCGCTTCGCGCCTCTTCGGTGCTCCTCCCGGATATGTCGGCTACGAAGAGGGCGGCCAGCTCACCGAGAAGGTGCGCCGCAAGCCGTTCTCCGTCGTGCTTTTCGACGAGATTGAGAAGGCCCACAAGGAGATTTACAACACCTTGCTGCAGGTCCTGGAAGACGGTCGTCTGACTGACTCGCAGGGTCGAGTGGTGGACTTCAAGAACACGGTTCTGATCTTCACCTCGAACCTGGGTACCAGCGACATTTCCAAGGCTGTTGGTATGGGCTTCTCGGGGGTCGGCGAGGCCGATGAAGATGGCAAGTACGAGCGGATGAAGGACAAGGTCCACGACGAGCTGAAGAAGCACTTCCGTCCGGAGTTCCTGAACCGTATCGACGAGATTGTGGTCTTCAAGCAGCTGAGCCAGGCTGAGATTGTCCAGATGGTCGACCTTATGCTGGCCCGCGTCAGCGACCAGCTCGACGAGAAGCGCATCACCATGGAGATTTCCGACCGCGCCAAGAACCTGCTGGCCAAGCGTGGCTTTGATCCAGTGCTCGGTGCCCGTCCGCTGCGTCGCACGATCCAGCGCGAGATTGAGGATCAGCTCTCCGAGAAGATTCTCTACGGTGAGGTCGGTCTCGGCGAGACCGTCTTCATCGATGTCGAAGGCTGGGATGGCGAGTCCAAGGACGTCGACAAGGCGAAGTTCACCTTCACCAACAAGGGCAAGGCCGGGAACGTTGATGCCGACGGCGGTGCTCTGGGGGAGTCTGAGGAAGACAAGGACGTTCTCGGCAGCGCTGATGGCACCCTGAGTGTTGAAGCCGACGACATCGAAGGTGCTGCCGACCAGGCCGCTGCCGAGGTCGAATCCGATAACTCCGAGGGAGAGAACTAA
- a CDS encoding DUF4236 domain-containing protein: MAFKLFSFRKTFRPTRNSRVTLSRSGLGYSYRMGPVRWTKNARGGRTTTVNTPIKGLTYRKYRR, translated from the coding sequence ATGGCTTTCAAACTATTCAGCTTCCGAAAGACCTTCCGCCCCACCCGCAACTCCCGGGTTACGCTATCGCGTTCTGGCCTCGGATATTCCTATCGCATGGGGCCCGTTCGGTGGACGAAGAATGCCCGTGGCGGCCGAACCACTACTGTGAACACGCCAATTAAAGGATTGACTTATCGCAAGTACCGTCGTTAA
- a CDS encoding serine/threonine protein kinase translates to MTNLPQVGDIFEGYEVEALIGAGNMGTVFRVRNPKLGRNEALKIVPLPEEASASKRMEALFQNEVSIAATVHVPNVVTVFDGGRAGNLLWFTMTLISGNSLGAELAEYPPRTFDKSEVMSIGVEIATALDRLAKHEPAVIHGDVKPSNIVVERDSSGLVLSATLVDFGVSTATEIDSVGVTNRVAGSLPYMAPEIFTKGCISAASDEYAFACTIFELLQGYKAFPATDAASARQLHCGKRPVTNLGAVVDSVFAKALAVDADERYESCNAFISDLIAALNGGAVEVRNPKNRKKALAAFSVVACLGLIGGGIVVAERSGIGDGGLFSAKHLAQPVAIGGSAEPMRLRAPDLAKGPRIPVGDRWTLTSLSDVPIGEKSWQGIQRMGTFNGAAYHATQFASADEFLLPFRHGIDEKKPIAEAENDKWRGEILDAVSKNRSVAEPAGSEVVKLRMEPDGRRLDVLQTSGSFQAVNSEGSEATRPINYCLVQPAESSAPSSPEVLRPVFVVLSEGDPCPAAYDTVAAWAMQTTTN, encoded by the coding sequence ATGACTAATCTTCCCCAGGTAGGCGATATTTTTGAGGGCTACGAGGTTGAAGCTCTCATCGGTGCCGGCAATATGGGGACTGTTTTTCGAGTACGAAATCCCAAGCTGGGCCGAAACGAAGCACTGAAAATCGTCCCACTGCCGGAAGAGGCCAGTGCTTCTAAGCGAATGGAGGCACTGTTCCAGAACGAGGTTTCTATCGCAGCCACTGTTCACGTTCCCAACGTTGTGACCGTGTTCGATGGCGGGCGAGCCGGGAACCTGCTTTGGTTCACCATGACTCTTATTAGCGGTAATTCGTTGGGCGCTGAACTGGCCGAATATCCGCCGCGCACTTTCGATAAGAGCGAGGTCATGTCGATTGGTGTGGAGATTGCTACCGCGCTAGATCGGCTAGCAAAGCACGAACCAGCGGTGATTCATGGTGATGTAAAACCATCAAATATCGTCGTAGAGCGAGATTCGTCGGGGCTTGTGTTAAGCGCGACGCTTGTGGATTTCGGTGTATCAACCGCCACTGAAATCGACAGTGTTGGCGTGACCAATCGTGTTGCCGGCTCATTGCCCTACATGGCGCCAGAGATCTTCACTAAGGGTTGCATTAGTGCAGCTAGTGACGAGTATGCGTTTGCGTGCACGATATTCGAGCTGTTGCAGGGATATAAGGCATTTCCAGCTACTGACGCGGCCAGTGCGCGGCAATTGCACTGCGGTAAGCGACCGGTTACCAACCTCGGTGCGGTAGTTGATTCGGTCTTCGCCAAGGCGTTGGCGGTTGACGCCGATGAACGCTACGAATCCTGCAATGCGTTTATTAGCGATCTCATTGCTGCGCTAAATGGTGGTGCCGTCGAGGTTCGCAATCCGAAGAACCGGAAGAAAGCCCTTGCAGCGTTCTCCGTAGTGGCATGTCTAGGCCTTATTGGTGGTGGCATTGTTGTTGCCGAACGTAGCGGCATTGGAGATGGCGGTCTCTTTAGTGCCAAGCACTTGGCACAGCCAGTAGCTATCGGAGGTTCTGCGGAACCGATGCGACTTCGCGCTCCCGATTTGGCGAAGGGGCCTCGGATTCCGGTGGGTGACCGATGGACCCTTACGTCGTTAAGCGACGTCCCCATCGGTGAGAAGAGCTGGCAGGGGATTCAGCGGATGGGAACATTCAACGGTGCTGCATATCACGCGACGCAGTTTGCTTCGGCAGATGAATTCTTGCTGCCATTTCGCCACGGTATTGATGAGAAGAAGCCGATTGCAGAGGCTGAAAATGACAAATGGCGGGGTGAAATTCTGGATGCCGTGAGCAAGAACCGGTCAGTGGCTGAACCAGCTGGCTCTGAAGTGGTGAAACTGCGAATGGAGCCCGATGGTCGCCGGCTGGATGTCCTACAAACGTCAGGCTCATTTCAAGCTGTGAACAGCGAAGGTTCCGAGGCAACACGGCCGATTAATTACTGCTTGGTTCAGCCGGCGGAAAGTTCTGCGCCATCCAGTCCCGAAGTGCTTCGTCCGGTATTTGTCGTTTTGAGTGAAGGCGATCCTTGTCCTGCTGCCTATGACACGGTGGCGGCGTGGGCAATGCAAACCACGACGAATTAA
- a CDS encoding Hsp70 family protein: MAERIYGIDLGTSNSAISYVDSLGVPVIQENLDGDLSTPSVVWFESKANTVVGKLAREEKLFSPNDVIELVKRSIGTDKKWNFSGKAYTPEEISSLILRSLVPDEAADDEISAVITVPAYFGAKEREATRNAGQIANFNVLELVAEPVAAALYYDSKQPLKDKTLLVYDLGGGTFDATIVQGIDNTFRVIATDGDARLGGADWDKALGEFILDKFIEQTGDEEAENDETFVAKLHEQTVNCKEALSNAESATVRLASDSGSRAKIAVTREDLERVTAPLLEQTEIPLTRVLETAKEKEPGLTIDEVILVGGSSRMTAVTKLVERLTGKKPLLVEPDLAVAKGAALAAMISKLGGVVNAESSPAVQQQSIAQIAAETGIDAGQLAALSEKKVANVLPKSIGIRVVDHLNNPYIDYLVNQNDMIPLSEPVVREYSTVADGQEEVDLTLYQQASDVPSEDVALNDIISGSESMLTGIPPLPKGQPIQVKFFVAADGMITVEGTHVPSGRSIESHVRIGVMNEEEISAARTTMMKVSVSQGDN, encoded by the coding sequence ATGGCTGAACGTATTTACGGCATCGATCTGGGCACATCCAATAGCGCAATTTCCTACGTGGACTCACTGGGTGTTCCTGTCATTCAAGAAAACCTCGACGGAGATCTGTCGACACCAAGTGTGGTGTGGTTTGAATCGAAGGCCAATACCGTTGTCGGAAAGCTGGCACGTGAAGAGAAGCTCTTCAGCCCCAATGACGTCATCGAGCTGGTGAAGCGGAGCATCGGCACCGATAAGAAATGGAATTTCAGCGGGAAGGCGTATACCCCGGAGGAGATTTCTTCATTGATTTTGCGCTCGTTGGTTCCAGACGAAGCAGCTGACGACGAGATTTCGGCAGTTATTACTGTGCCGGCATATTTTGGTGCGAAGGAGCGCGAGGCAACTCGCAACGCAGGGCAGATTGCTAATTTCAATGTGTTGGAGCTGGTAGCAGAACCGGTTGCTGCGGCCCTCTACTACGACTCCAAGCAGCCTCTAAAGGACAAGACCTTGCTGGTGTATGACCTCGGAGGCGGTACATTCGATGCCACGATTGTGCAGGGGATTGACAACACCTTCCGGGTTATTGCCACCGACGGTGATGCTCGACTGGGCGGTGCTGACTGGGATAAGGCGCTTGGTGAATTTATCCTGGATAAATTCATTGAGCAGACTGGTGACGAGGAGGCGGAAAACGATGAGACCTTCGTCGCTAAGTTGCATGAGCAGACGGTGAACTGTAAAGAGGCGCTGAGTAATGCGGAAAGCGCCACTGTGCGACTTGCCAGTGACTCTGGTTCCCGCGCCAAGATTGCCGTTACCCGCGAAGACTTGGAGCGTGTCACGGCGCCATTGCTCGAGCAGACGGAGATTCCTTTGACCCGTGTATTGGAGACGGCAAAGGAAAAGGAGCCGGGACTGACAATTGATGAGGTCATCCTGGTGGGTGGATCTTCGCGAATGACCGCCGTAACCAAACTGGTGGAGCGTCTGACGGGTAAGAAGCCACTGTTGGTTGAGCCTGATCTAGCCGTTGCTAAGGGTGCTGCCCTTGCTGCGATGATCAGCAAGCTCGGGGGAGTGGTTAATGCTGAGTCCAGCCCTGCTGTCCAACAGCAGTCAATTGCGCAGATCGCGGCTGAGACAGGGATTGACGCCGGGCAGCTAGCCGCGCTGTCGGAGAAGAAGGTGGCAAATGTATTGCCAAAGTCGATTGGCATTCGAGTTGTCGATCATCTGAACAACCCGTACATCGACTATCTGGTCAACCAGAATGACATGATTCCCCTGTCTGAGCCGGTGGTCCGGGAGTATTCGACCGTAGCTGATGGCCAAGAGGAAGTAGATTTGACGCTGTATCAGCAGGCCAGTGACGTTCCATCCGAAGATGTCGCTCTCAATGACATCATTAGTGGATCGGAATCTATGCTGACAGGTATCCCGCCGTTGCCCAAGGGTCAGCCAATTCAGGTTAAGTTCTTTGTAGCAGCAGACGGCATGATTACCGTGGAAGGCACTCACGTTCCATCGGGTCGCTCAATCGAATCCCACGTGCGCATTGGTGTGATGAATGAGGAAGAGATTTCGGCTGCTCGCACGACGATGATGAAGGTTTCTGTCAGCCAAGGAGATAACTGA
- a CDS encoding acyl-CoA synthetase (activates fatty acids by binding to coenzyme A), translated as MTSNPQTSILNKVRKASRATSDLVLGLAPVTQAGVLGSMGPGAAGKALSSIYRWDFLPAGLLGIAAGRDPHHTAIIDDGGSLTYEELHERSTALARALRHGDIQQRDRIGVLARNHRGFIMALCAHGRLGTDLVLLNTGASAEQTLAVIREQKIDFLFIDEEFTHMLPEDFDECPVAVSWFENYGDTSCVREGWTSMQEMLKTAPPAKWPTAELPTRPRRGRVIILTSGTTGTPKGAKRPEPRSWMPASSIMSRIPLRQRRPAYLAAPLFHTWGFATAQLCIALRSTMIMRRKFDPADSLRIIEQHSPHTIFLVPTMLQRMIEILPDNYDIGATSLKVIASCGSAIPEGIVTKTLERFGPVLYNQYGSTEVSWATIATPDELKANPTTAGRAPLGTRVQILDEDGNRVADGETGRIFVGNNMLYEGYTRPGADKQVIDGMVCTGDLGRMENGLLYISGREDDMIVSGGENVFPRQTEDALSQLEGIRECAVAGVPDERFGQALVAWVVRDDSPEGRALTNEQIRTYVKQRLSRFAVPRETVFLDELPRNAVGKVVPRHLPKPWENAAEEKAA; from the coding sequence ATGACATCTAATCCACAGACCTCGATTCTCAATAAGGTGCGCAAAGCTTCGCGAGCTACCTCGGACCTCGTTCTCGGACTCGCACCGGTGACTCAGGCTGGCGTCCTCGGCTCGATGGGGCCCGGCGCGGCTGGTAAGGCATTAAGTTCCATCTACCGCTGGGACTTCCTGCCAGCTGGTCTCCTCGGCATTGCAGCCGGCCGCGATCCGCACCACACTGCGATTATTGATGATGGCGGCTCGCTGACCTACGAGGAGCTGCACGAGCGCTCCACTGCCCTGGCGCGAGCACTCCGTCACGGCGATATTCAGCAGCGCGACCGCATCGGTGTGCTGGCTCGCAACCACCGCGGTTTCATTATGGCTCTGTGTGCCCACGGTCGTCTCGGCACCGACCTGGTGCTGCTCAATACCGGCGCCTCCGCCGAGCAGACTCTGGCCGTAATTCGTGAACAGAAGATTGACTTCCTGTTCATTGATGAGGAATTCACTCACATGCTGCCGGAGGACTTCGATGAGTGCCCGGTCGCCGTGTCGTGGTTTGAAAACTACGGTGACACCTCCTGCGTTCGCGAGGGCTGGACCTCCATGCAGGAGATGCTGAAGACAGCACCGCCGGCAAAGTGGCCGACCGCCGAGCTGCCAACCCGCCCGCGCCGTGGCCGCGTTATTATTCTGACTTCCGGAACCACCGGCACTCCAAAGGGTGCCAAGCGTCCGGAGCCGCGCAGCTGGATGCCGGCATCTTCCATCATGAGCCGAATTCCTCTGCGTCAGCGTCGCCCGGCTTACCTTGCGGCTCCGCTGTTCCACACCTGGGGATTCGCGACTGCGCAGCTGTGCATCGCACTGCGTTCCACCATGATTATGCGCCGCAAGTTCGATCCAGCCGACAGCCTGCGCATTATCGAGCAGCACTCTCCGCACACCATCTTCCTGGTGCCGACCATGCTGCAGCGCATGATTGAGATTCTCCCAGACAACTACGACATCGGTGCGACATCGCTGAAGGTCATCGCATCCTGTGGTTCGGCCATTCCGGAGGGAATCGTCACCAAGACCCTCGAGCGCTTCGGACCGGTTCTCTACAACCAGTACGGCTCCACCGAGGTCAGCTGGGCAACCATTGCTACCCCGGATGAGCTCAAGGCAAATCCGACCACGGCAGGTCGCGCGCCGCTGGGCACTCGTGTCCAGATTCTCGACGAAGACGGCAACCGCGTCGCCGACGGCGAGACCGGTCGAATCTTCGTGGGTAACAACATGTTGTACGAGGGCTACACCCGCCCCGGCGCGGACAAGCAGGTCATTGACGGCATGGTCTGTACCGGTGACCTGGGTCGAATGGAAAATGGCCTGCTCTACATCTCCGGTCGCGAGGACGACATGATTGTCTCCGGTGGCGAGAACGTCTTCCCACGTCAGACCGAAGATGCACTCAGCCAGCTCGAGGGTATCCGCGAGTGCGCAGTCGCAGGTGTTCCGGATGAGCGCTTCGGTCAGGCTCTGGTCGCCTGGGTTGTCCGCGACGATTCACCTGAGGGCCGCGCCCTGACCAATGAGCAGATTCGCACATACGTCAAGCAGCGCCTCAGCCGCTTCGCTGTTCCGCGCGAGACCGTGTTCCTCGATGAACTGCCACGCAACGCAGTCGGCAAGGTGGTTCCTCGCCACCTGCCGAAGCCGTGGGAGAATGCCGCCGAGGAGAAGGCTGCTTAG